In one window of Desulfuromonas sp. DNA:
- a CDS encoding isoprenylcysteine carboxylmethyltransferase family protein produces MKKTKALSEKHRMFLSRAVVAVALFFLCTTQSKWDIKNETITFVLFFIGLFFVGIGSLGRMWCSLYIASYKNKKLVTKGPYSLCRNPLYLFSAIGLIGIGCTTETFTFPAALILLFALYYPVVISGEERRLKKIFGADFEEYTKKCRLFSRGSRLLMNRTATLSIPESTESIFSVHYGSSGSLE; encoded by the coding sequence ATGAAAAAAACCAAAGCATTATCAGAAAAGCACAGGATGTTTTTGTCCCGTGCCGTCGTAGCCGTCGCATTGTTTTTTTTATGCACCACGCAAAGCAAATGGGACATCAAAAATGAAACGATCACATTTGTCCTGTTTTTCATAGGCCTCTTTTTTGTCGGCATTGGTTCCTTGGGAAGAATGTGGTGCTCTCTTTATATCGCCAGCTACAAAAATAAAAAACTTGTCACAAAAGGACCCTATAGTCTTTGTCGAAACCCTTTGTACCTTTTCAGCGCAATTGGATTGATCGGGATTGGTTGCACCACCGAAACCTTCACCTTTCCGGCAGCCTTGATTCTCCTTTTTGCCCTTTATTATCCGGTCGTCATCTCCGGGGAAGAACGGCGACTCAAGAAAATATTTGGAGCCGACTTCGAAGAATACACAAAAAAGTGCCGCCTTTTTTCCCGAGGTTCTCGACTTTTGATGAACCGAACAGCTACACTGTCAATCCCAGAGTCTACAGAAAGCATATTTTCAGTGCATTATGGTTCATCTGGATCGTTGGAATAA
- a CDS encoding RNA methyltransferase, with protein sequence MQTKNSKIIIGLTNPKSPSNVGAVMRAAGCFRADSVFYTGKRYVRAAQFNTDTKDAVRNIPLTGTTCLLECVPETAKIVCVELVEGATPLPEFQHPDEAFYIFGPEDGTISQELIDKADSVVYVPTMGCMNLAASVNVLLYDRMAKSTSTVANNELIRQSRDTNNRVKVKNMNRRAV encoded by the coding sequence ATGCAGACAAAAAATTCAAAGATAATAATCGGCTTAACCAATCCCAAAAGCCCGTCAAACGTAGGCGCAGTCATGCGTGCGGCTGGCTGCTTCCGGGCTGATTCAGTTTTTTATACGGGGAAGCGTTACGTCCGGGCAGCGCAGTTCAATACCGACACAAAGGATGCAGTCCGGAATATTCCCCTAACCGGGACAACATGTCTTTTGGAATGCGTTCCAGAAACTGCGAAAATCGTATGTGTTGAGTTAGTCGAAGGGGCCACACCCTTGCCCGAATTTCAGCACCCTGACGAAGCATTTTATATTTTCGGCCCCGAAGACGGCACAATCAGCCAAGAACTAATCGATAAAGCCGATTCGGTTGTCTACGTACCGACTATGGGTTGCATGAACCTTGCTGCATCGGTAAACGTCCTCCTTTATGACCGAATGGCCAAATCAACGTCAACGGTTGCCAACAACGAGCTAATCCGACAAAGCCGGGACACCAACAACAGAGTAAAGGTTAAAAACATGAACAGGAGAGCAGTCTGA
- a CDS encoding exonuclease SbcCD subunit D, giving the protein MPIRFIHTADIHLGKTYRGSPGEKERFEDFFACLSGIVADAVREEVDFVLIAGDLFHTGQILPRTFARTIEVLQPLKTAGIPCIAIEGNHDWIHRRDNISWMEALSQMGYIRLLRPERTDEGGYRFAPFDSEEGAGGHVEIGGLNIYGLGYIGAHAGSQVPRICEAVATEDNILLFHVGVWSYTPVEIGKMQPQEAAPLADTFGYVALGHGHKPYVIETDGGRPYAFNPGAPECVNFGEETYDKGYYLVTVDGSTFNHEFRPTAPRPMLSLAIDLGGAAHASVAIDRFAGEAAAALGVPGEETRPLLQVKLYGKVGFHPFELGRGQILAALEEIASPLHVEIRNQLSLAAGAAEGEGAAHRSLAEIEREVLEELIGTGSAYQGSEPELAKLAMAIRERVLKGDAEGEDLLEMLTDAFEEPQDGA; this is encoded by the coding sequence ATGCCGATCCGCTTCATCCATACCGCCGACATTCACCTTGGCAAGACCTACCGGGGCTCGCCCGGCGAAAAGGAGCGCTTCGAGGACTTTTTCGCCTGCCTCTCCGGCATCGTCGCCGACGCGGTCCGGGAAGAGGTCGATTTCGTCCTCATCGCCGGAGACCTCTTCCACACCGGGCAGATCCTGCCCCGCACCTTCGCCCGCACCATCGAGGTCCTCCAGCCCCTGAAGACGGCGGGCATCCCCTGCATCGCCATCGAAGGGAACCACGACTGGATCCACCGCCGCGACAACATTTCCTGGATGGAGGCCCTCTCCCAGATGGGCTACATCCGCCTGCTGCGCCCCGAACGGACCGATGAGGGCGGCTACCGCTTCGCCCCCTTCGACTCCGAGGAAGGGGCCGGCGGACACGTGGAGATCGGCGGCCTCAACATCTACGGCCTCGGCTACATCGGCGCCCACGCCGGATCCCAGGTTCCGCGCATCTGCGAAGCGGTCGCCACCGAAGACAACATCCTCCTGTTCCACGTCGGGGTCTGGAGCTACACCCCGGTAGAAATCGGCAAGATGCAACCGCAGGAGGCCGCACCCCTCGCCGATACCTTCGGCTACGTCGCCCTGGGCCACGGCCACAAGCCGTACGTGATCGAAACCGACGGCGGCCGACCCTACGCTTTCAACCCCGGCGCCCCCGAATGCGTCAACTTCGGGGAAGAGACCTACGACAAGGGCTACTACCTGGTCACCGTGGACGGCAGCACTTTTAACCACGAATTCCGCCCCACCGCGCCTCGCCCCATGCTCAGCCTCGCCATCGACCTTGGAGGGGCCGCCCACGCCTCCGTAGCCATCGACCGATTCGCCGGCGAGGCCGCCGCTGCCCTGGGCGTCCCGGGAGAGGAAACCCGCCCCCTGCTCCAGGTGAAACTCTACGGCAAAGTCGGATTTCACCCCTTCGAACTCGGAAGGGGCCAGATCCTCGCGGCCTTGGAGGAAATCGCCTCCCCCCTGCACGTGGAGATCCGCAACCAGCTTTCCCTGGCCGCCGGGGCGGCAGAGGGAGAGGGAGCGGCCCACCGCAGCCTGGCCGAGATCGAGCGCGAAGTACTCGAAGAGCTGATCGGCACCGGCAGCGCATACCAGGGGAGCGAGCCGGAGCTGGCGAAACTCGCCATGGCGATCCGGGAGCGGGTACTGAAGGGGGATGCCGAGGGCGAGGATTTGCTGGAGATGCTGACGGATGCGTTCGAGGAGCCTCAAGATGGCGCTTGA
- a CDS encoding metallophosphoesterase: MEQEDLLRLEHRMGKAHLSRRLRQQVNMSGTLFGEGRGRYHWENLRLTPKVLRTGLKALGLLRRGIRNTLDFRVEEETFSFPDLPRAFDGFTILHLSDLHIDGMVDEGERLAEIVRPLDFDLAVLTGDFRFLTVHDYGETLRRMPPLADALTRRDGIVGVLGNHDFIEKVPGFERLGISILLNEALEVRRGPDSLRLVGLDDPHFYGTHDFSRAFSGLPPGEFKILLAHSPEVIPEAAAFGTRLYLCGHTHGGQICLPGRIPILTNCSAPRRYLSGRWHYGGMCGYTSRGTGTSTFPVRYFCPPEITLHRLRRSP; the protein is encoded by the coding sequence ATGGAACAAGAGGACCTGCTTCGTCTCGAACACCGCATGGGCAAAGCGCACCTCTCCAGGCGCCTGCGCCAGCAGGTCAACATGTCCGGCACCCTCTTCGGAGAAGGGCGGGGGCGCTACCACTGGGAGAACCTGCGCCTGACCCCCAAGGTCCTGCGGACCGGCCTCAAGGCCCTGGGACTGTTGCGGCGCGGGATCCGCAACACCCTCGATTTCCGGGTGGAGGAGGAGACCTTCTCCTTCCCCGACCTGCCCCGGGCCTTCGACGGCTTCACGATCCTGCACCTGTCCGACCTGCACATCGACGGCATGGTGGACGAGGGAGAGCGTCTCGCCGAAATCGTGCGCCCCCTCGACTTCGACCTGGCCGTCCTGACCGGCGACTTCCGCTTCCTCACCGTTCACGACTACGGCGAGACCCTCAGGCGCATGCCCCCCCTGGCCGACGCCCTGACCCGCCGGGATGGGATCGTCGGTGTGCTCGGCAACCACGACTTTATCGAAAAGGTCCCAGGCTTCGAGCGGCTCGGCATCAGCATCCTTCTCAACGAGGCGCTCGAAGTGCGCCGGGGCCCCGACTCCCTCCGCCTGGTCGGGCTCGACGACCCCCACTTTTACGGAACCCACGACTTCTCCCGGGCCTTCTCCGGACTGCCCCCCGGCGAATTCAAAATCCTCCTCGCCCATTCCCCCGAAGTCATCCCCGAGGCGGCGGCCTTCGGAACAAGACTCTACCTGTGCGGACACACCCACGGCGGGCAGATCTGCCTGCCCGGCCGCATCCCCATCCTCACCAACTGCTCCGCCCCGCGCCGCTACCTCAGCGGCCGCTGGCACTACGGCGGGATGTGCGGCTACACCTCCCGGGGGACCGGCACATCGACCTTCCCGGTGCGCTACTTCTGCCCTCCGGAGATCACCCTCCACCGCCTGCGGCGAAGTCCCTAA
- a CDS encoding helicase HerA-like domain-containing protein, with the protein MNETAGIFIGRGETPLQLLLSRANRHGLIAGTTGTGKTVTLQILAEGLSRAGVPVFLADAKGDLSGLSHPGEAKPKLIERAEKIGLEGFAPAATPTLFWDLFGEQGHPVRTTISDMGPLLLSNLLELNEAQEGVLNIAFRISDEQGLLLLDLKDLRAILSHVGENAKELTLQYGNVSAASVGAILRRLLVLEQQGAEQFFGEPALELADLMRCDFSGQGAVSVLAADRLMQSPRLYATALLWLLSELFEELPEVGDPDKPKLVLFFDEAHLLFDDAPEALVDKIEQVVRLIRSKGVGIYFVTQNPLDIPDKILGQLGNRIQHALRAYTPREQKAVRAVAQTMRANPNLETETAILELGVGEALVSLLDEKGRPGVVQRALIRPPASRMGPATPEERRAVLGRSPVGGRYDKAVDRESAYEKLSARAEQAAAAAEKAKPEKKAAKPARGRQGYGESVTKSVMRSIGSQIGRQIVRGLLGSLFRGR; encoded by the coding sequence ATGAACGAAACCGCGGGCATTTTCATCGGCCGGGGAGAGACCCCCCTTCAGCTGCTCCTCTCCCGTGCCAACCGCCACGGACTGATCGCCGGAACTACCGGCACCGGCAAGACGGTGACCCTGCAGATCCTCGCAGAGGGCCTCTCCCGGGCCGGGGTGCCGGTCTTCCTCGCCGACGCAAAGGGAGACCTCTCGGGCCTGAGCCACCCAGGCGAAGCGAAGCCGAAGCTGATCGAGAGGGCTGAGAAGATCGGGCTGGAGGGCTTCGCGCCGGCGGCGACCCCGACCCTCTTCTGGGACCTCTTCGGCGAGCAGGGCCACCCGGTACGCACCACCATCTCCGACATGGGGCCGCTGCTGCTGTCCAACCTGCTGGAGCTCAACGAGGCCCAGGAGGGGGTGCTCAACATCGCCTTCCGCATCTCCGACGAGCAGGGGCTGCTGCTGCTCGACCTCAAGGACCTGCGGGCCATCCTCTCCCACGTGGGCGAGAACGCCAAGGAGCTCACCCTCCAGTACGGCAACGTCAGCGCCGCCTCGGTCGGGGCCATCCTGCGCCGCCTTCTCGTCCTGGAGCAGCAGGGCGCCGAGCAGTTCTTCGGAGAACCGGCCCTGGAGCTGGCCGACCTGATGCGCTGCGACTTCTCCGGCCAGGGGGCGGTCAGCGTCCTCGCCGCCGACCGGCTCATGCAGAGCCCGCGCCTCTACGCCACGGCCCTGCTCTGGCTCCTGTCCGAACTGTTCGAGGAATTGCCCGAGGTCGGCGACCCGGACAAGCCGAAACTGGTCCTCTTCTTCGACGAGGCCCACCTCCTCTTCGACGACGCCCCGGAGGCCCTAGTGGACAAGATCGAGCAGGTGGTGCGCCTGATCCGCTCCAAGGGGGTGGGAATCTACTTCGTCACCCAGAACCCGCTCGACATTCCGGACAAAATCCTCGGCCAGCTCGGCAACCGCATCCAGCACGCACTGCGCGCCTACACCCCCCGCGAGCAGAAGGCGGTGCGGGCCGTCGCCCAGACCATGCGCGCCAACCCCAACCTGGAGACCGAGACCGCGATCCTCGAGCTGGGCGTCGGCGAGGCCCTGGTCTCCCTTCTCGACGAGAAGGGCCGCCCCGGCGTCGTGCAGCGGGCCCTGATCCGCCCGCCGGCCTCGCGCATGGGGCCGGCCACCCCGGAGGAACGCCGCGCGGTCCTCGGCCGCAGCCCGGTGGGGGGCCGGTACGACAAGGCGGTGGACAGGGAATCGGCCTACGAAAAGCTCTCCGCCCGGGCCGAGCAGGCGGCCGCAGCCGCCGAGAAGGCGAAGCCGGAGAAAAAGGCCGCCAAGCCGGCCCGGGGCCGCCAGGGCTACGGAGAATCGGTGACCAAGAGCGTAATGCGCAGCATCGGCAGCCAGATCGGGCGCCAGATCGTTCGCGGCCTGCTCGGCTCCCTGTTCCGAGGCCGCTAA
- a CDS encoding DUF362 domain-containing protein, with translation MPRPCHLEKFTSYERSVPRALKGAGAAKVLAGQRRILIKPNLVNASPPPVTLPVEAVEALVGAIRGCSDAEIVVAEGAGDLHLETPAIFRILGYDRLAAAYGLELVDLNEAPLKELKDPSCTVYPSMFLPEILLESYVISFAVLKAHSLADVTLSMKNMIGCAPPSHYQQGGHWKKSAFHSRIHESIFELNRYRKPDLAIIDASVGLAEHHLGVAPCDPPARKIVAGFDPVAVDAAGARLLGSDWRQVGHIRLADGVLGEAEVRGG, from the coding sequence ATGCCCCGCCCCTGCCACCTGGAAAAGTTCACCAGTTACGAGCGCTCCGTTCCCCGCGCCCTGAAGGGGGCCGGGGCCGCGAAGGTGCTGGCCGGCCAGCGGCGCATCCTCATCAAGCCCAACCTGGTCAACGCCTCGCCGCCGCCCGTGACCCTGCCGGTAGAGGCTGTCGAGGCCCTGGTGGGGGCGATCAGGGGTTGCTCCGACGCCGAGATCGTGGTCGCCGAGGGGGCCGGGGACCTGCACCTGGAGACCCCGGCGATTTTTCGCATCCTCGGCTATGACCGGCTCGCCGCGGCCTACGGCCTGGAACTTGTCGATCTCAACGAGGCGCCCCTCAAAGAGCTGAAGGACCCTTCCTGCACAGTCTACCCCTCCATGTTCCTGCCCGAAATTCTCCTCGAGAGCTACGTCATTTCCTTTGCGGTGCTCAAGGCCCATTCCCTGGCCGATGTGACTCTTTCCATGAAGAACATGATCGGCTGCGCCCCGCCGAGCCACTACCAGCAGGGCGGGCACTGGAAGAAGTCGGCCTTTCATTCCCGGATTCACGAGTCGATCTTCGAGCTTAACCGCTACCGCAAACCCGACCTTGCCATCATCGACGCCAGCGTCGGCTTGGCCGAGCACCACCTCGGCGTAGCGCCCTGCGATCCGCCGGCGCGAAAGATCGTGGCCGGGTTCGACCCGGTGGCGGTGGACGCGGCCGGGGCCCGCCTTCTCGGTTCGGACTGGAGACAGGTCGGGCACATCCGCCTCGCCGACGGGGTGCTGGGGGAGGCTGAGGTCAGAGGAGGGTGA
- a CDS encoding diacylglycerol kinase, whose product MPKGDNVPMPSKPTPKSGLERVWKALFYSLSGLRHALTKESAFQQEFVLAVVLTALALALPLPGLLKLLLILCHLGVMIVELLNSGLEAIVDKASPEYHELAKQAKDMGSAAVLLSLAGAAATWGYSLITLL is encoded by the coding sequence ATGCCCAAAGGTGACAACGTGCCCATGCCGAGCAAGCCGACACCCAAGAGTGGCCTGGAGCGCGTCTGGAAGGCCCTCTTCTACTCCCTGAGCGGGCTGCGCCACGCCCTCACCAAGGAATCCGCCTTCCAGCAGGAATTCGTCCTGGCCGTCGTGCTGACCGCCCTCGCCCTCGCCCTGCCCCTGCCCGGCCTGCTCAAGCTGTTGCTGATCCTCTGCCACCTCGGGGTGATGATCGTGGAGCTGCTCAACAGCGGCCTCGAGGCGATCGTCGACAAGGCCTCCCCCGAGTACCACGAGCTGGCCAAGCAGGCCAAGGACATGGGCAGTGCCGCGGTCCTTCTTTCCCTGGCCGGGGCCGCCGCCACCTGGGGCTACTCCCTCATCACCCTCCTCTGA
- a CDS encoding response regulator, giving the protein MQKVLIIDDDRAFLRFIESYVRKHFPALEVFTCADPVCGLGKISSDLALLLVDLEMPGLDGKKILAYATGKGLSKKRIIILSGRDADYLHEHFPMGSCLAVLNKHEAKQKAVLDMIFKALEKKSGR; this is encoded by the coding sequence ATGCAAAAAGTCCTGATCATCGACGACGACCGGGCGTTCCTGAGGTTCATCGAATCCTACGTCCGGAAGCATTTCCCCGCCCTGGAGGTCTTTACCTGCGCCGACCCGGTGTGCGGCCTGGGAAAGATCTCCTCCGACCTGGCCCTGCTTCTCGTCGATCTGGAAATGCCCGGCCTGGACGGAAAAAAAATTCTCGCCTACGCGACCGGCAAAGGGCTCAGCAAAAAACGCATCATCATCCTCTCCGGCCGCGATGCCGACTACCTGCACGAGCACTTCCCGATGGGAAGCTGTCTGGCGGTGCTCAACAAGCACGAAGCGAAGCAGAAGGCCGTTCTCGACATGATCTTCAAGGCCCTGGAAAAAAAGAGCGGAAGATGA
- a CDS encoding EAL domain-containing protein, protein MKPLRNINLARAYNLILVTLVVVVAVAITSIVYLNLKSQAIAHYESIAGAILDRVSATQIYFRKNLRPEVFEILDQVGDEDYFEPVWMSTSYFVRHAEAIYRDISQENIFFRESTINARSPDSEAQEFERQFILELNRDPELTERTEIRTLEGEPFLVVMRKGKTLEEACLQCHGDPADAPRGMLQQYGAERSFHREPGEIVSAYTVRIPLATAVNEAQFFTFKLSALLLATLGGIFALQFAINRRLIFSPLENIRQKANQIATEPDRLGEQIPRPFVQELAEMSEAFNSMSATLGEQRDNLEQLVGVRTKQLTKVVNRLVGDIEERKKAETALAALQRQNELILDSVWEGIFGLDKDGRATFLNPAAEKMLGWTSEELVGKNIHDIIHHSRRDGSPHPREECSAHASLVDGQVHRVTGETFWRKNGASFPVESSSVPIVENGAIVGAVITFRDITDRQKTEHKIRQLAYFDALTGLPNRRLLRDRLKALLAQERRTGGRFAVLFIDIDGFKDINDSLGHSNGDRFLRVIAERLKKSLRDCDTLARLGGDEFILIGRIQTPLDASVIARKLLFDLARPVELENQVLYSSGSIGMALYPDDGEDADTLLKNADAAMYQAKDRGKNTYQYFSEQMTSKSLERLNLVRDMRQAVERGEFQLHYQPQIDLRTRQLTGMEALLRWRHPKEGLIAPGRFIPQAEESGLILVIGEWILRTACAQAKSWQDAGYSPMKIAVNISGRQFVQPDFIDTLETILEETGVDPTSLELELTESTIMEKAEETILTLTDLRTRGIHLAIDDFGTGHSSLSYLKHFPINRLKIAQDFVRDIPDDTGDAAIVQATIAMARSLGIEIIAEGVETPEQRDFLRAHGCHHMQGFLFARPMPADKLDARLSKKFARPAQAAPAAPA, encoded by the coding sequence TTGAAACCCCTTCGGAACATAAACCTCGCCCGGGCCTACAACCTCATCCTGGTCACCCTGGTCGTGGTGGTGGCGGTGGCCATCACCAGCATCGTCTACCTGAACCTGAAGAGCCAGGCGATCGCCCACTACGAGAGCATCGCCGGCGCCATCCTGGACCGGGTCTCGGCGACCCAGATCTATTTCCGAAAAAACCTGCGCCCCGAGGTGTTCGAAATCCTCGACCAGGTCGGCGACGAGGACTACTTCGAACCGGTGTGGATGTCCACCTCCTACTTCGTGCGCCACGCCGAAGCCATCTACCGGGACATCTCCCAGGAAAACATCTTTTTCCGCGAGAGCACAATCAACGCCCGCAGCCCGGACAGCGAGGCCCAGGAATTCGAACGACAGTTCATCCTGGAATTGAACCGTGACCCCGAGCTGACCGAGCGCACCGAGATCCGGACCCTGGAAGGCGAACCCTTCCTGGTCGTGATGCGCAAGGGCAAGACCCTCGAGGAGGCCTGCCTGCAGTGCCATGGCGACCCGGCGGACGCCCCCCGGGGCATGCTGCAGCAGTACGGCGCCGAGCGCAGCTTCCACCGGGAACCCGGGGAAATCGTCTCCGCCTACACGGTGCGCATCCCCCTGGCGACGGCGGTTAACGAAGCCCAGTTCTTCACCTTCAAGCTGTCGGCACTGCTGCTGGCCACCCTCGGAGGCATTTTCGCCCTCCAGTTCGCCATCAACCGCCGGCTGATCTTCTCCCCCCTGGAGAACATCCGCCAGAAGGCCAACCAGATCGCAACCGAACCGGACCGGCTCGGGGAACAGATTCCCCGCCCCTTCGTACAGGAACTGGCGGAGATGTCCGAGGCCTTCAACTCCATGTCGGCGACTCTGGGCGAGCAGCGGGACAACCTGGAGCAGCTCGTCGGGGTCCGCACCAAGCAGCTGACCAAGGTGGTCAACCGGCTGGTCGGGGACATCGAGGAGCGCAAAAAGGCAGAAACGGCCCTCGCCGCCCTGCAGCGCCAGAACGAGCTGATCCTCGACTCGGTGTGGGAGGGGATCTTCGGGCTGGACAAGGACGGCCGGGCCACCTTCCTCAACCCCGCCGCCGAAAAAATGCTGGGCTGGACGAGCGAGGAGCTCGTCGGCAAAAACATCCACGACATCATCCACCACTCCCGCCGGGACGGCTCCCCCCACCCCCGCGAGGAGTGCTCGGCCCACGCCTCCCTGGTCGACGGCCAGGTCCACCGGGTGACCGGGGAGACCTTCTGGCGCAAGAACGGCGCGAGCTTCCCCGTCGAATCGAGCTCCGTGCCGATAGTCGAAAACGGCGCCATCGTCGGGGCGGTGATCACCTTCCGGGACATCACCGACCGGCAGAAGACCGAGCACAAGATCCGCCAGCTGGCCTACTTCGACGCCCTCACCGGACTGCCCAACCGCCGCCTGCTGCGCGACCGGCTCAAGGCCCTGCTCGCCCAGGAGAGACGCACCGGCGGCCGATTCGCGGTGCTGTTCATCGACATCGACGGCTTCAAGGACATCAACGACTCCCTCGGCCACTCCAACGGCGACCGCTTCCTCCGGGTCATCGCCGAGCGCCTCAAGAAGAGCCTGCGGGACTGCGATACCCTGGCCCGGCTCGGAGGCGACGAGTTCATCCTCATCGGCCGCATCCAGACCCCCCTCGACGCCTCGGTCATCGCCCGCAAACTCCTCTTCGACCTGGCGCGCCCGGTGGAACTGGAAAACCAGGTCCTCTACAGCAGCGGAAGCATCGGCATGGCCCTTTACCCCGACGACGGCGAGGACGCCGACACCCTGCTCAAGAACGCAGACGCCGCCATGTACCAGGCCAAGGACCGGGGCAAAAACACCTACCAGTACTTCTCCGAGCAGATGACCTCCAAAAGCCTGGAGCGCCTCAACCTGGTGCGGGACATGCGCCAGGCCGTGGAGCGTGGGGAGTTTCAGCTTCACTACCAGCCCCAGATAGACCTCCGAACCCGTCAGCTGACCGGCATGGAGGCCCTGCTGCGCTGGCGCCACCCGAAAGAAGGGCTGATCGCCCCGGGGCGGTTCATTCCTCAGGCCGAGGAGAGCGGTCTGATCCTCGTTATTGGCGAGTGGATCCTGCGCACCGCCTGCGCCCAGGCCAAGTCCTGGCAGGACGCCGGCTACTCGCCCATGAAGATAGCGGTCAACATCTCCGGGCGCCAGTTCGTCCAGCCCGACTTCATCGACACCCTGGAGACGATCCTGGAGGAAACCGGGGTCGATCCCACCAGCCTCGAGCTCGAGCTCACCGAGAGCACCATCATGGAGAAAGCCGAGGAGACGATCCTCACCCTCACCGACCTGCGCACCCGGGGCATCCATCTCGCCATCGACGACTTCGGCACCGGGCACTCCTCCCTGAGCTACCTGAAGCATTTCCCCATCAACCGGCTGAAGATCGCCCAGGACTTCGTCCGCGACATCCCCGACGACACCGGAGACGCCGCCATCGTCCAGGCGACCATCGCCATGGCCCGCAGCCTCGGCATCGAGATCATCGCCGAGGGGGTGGAGACCCCGGAGCAGCGCGACTTCCTCCGCGCCCATGGGTGCCACCACATGCAGGGGTTCCTGTTCGCCCGCCCCATGCCCGCCGACAAACTCGACGCCCGGCTCTCAAAAAAATTCGCCAGACCGGCGCAGGCCGCGCCCGCCGCCCCGGCCTGA